The following coding sequences lie in one Acipenser ruthenus chromosome 47, fAciRut3.2 maternal haplotype, whole genome shotgun sequence genomic window:
- the LOC131721085 gene encoding uncharacterized protein LOC131721085: MVFKPVICDNCMMWEIRENPTELNQVCVKCRTIQDLLQRLSLLEKELEEMRQQQELEELTHPQFMEVCTPSRMKDTREMEESRNSWVQIGRSREKKKLRKTQPPEIQTANKFEPFQHLDDQNQHQENERNNIQDPINCAGQAAKRREVMIVGDSILRNTASSVRSLDPLTTTVCCLPGASVKHITENVDMLLERTGGDPVVVVHIGTNNIGRDRQRSLQNKFRELGRKLKDKTKTVVFSGILPAPCKGPYGQLEIQNQNAWLKSWCTQEGFTFLEHWSTFYNKDYLYRWDGLHLNRNGTNLLGERILQEVHKHLN; this comes from the coding sequence atggtcttcaaaccagtaatctgtgacaactgcatgatgtgggaaatccgagaaaacccaacagagctcaaccaagtttgtgtaaagtgccgcacgatccaggacttacttcagcgattaagcctgctagaaaaggagctggaggaaatgagacagcaacaggagcttgaggagctgacacacccacaattcatggaagtctgcacccctagtaGAATGAAAgacaccagggagatggaagagagtcgaaacagctgggttcagataggcagaagcagggaaaaaaagaaacttcgaaAAACACAACCAcctgaaatccagacagccaacaaatttgagccatttcagcatttagatgaccaaaaccaacatcaagagaatgaaaggaacaacatccaggaccctataaactgtgctggccaggcagcaaaaagaagggaagtcatgattgttggggactccatattgagaaacacagcaagttcagttcgcagtttggacccccttactacaacagtgtgctgccttccaggagcctcagtcaagcacatcactgagaatgtggacatgctcctagaacgaacaggaggcgacccggtagtagtcgtccacatcggtacaaacaacattggaagagacagacaaagatccctgcaaaacaaattcagagagctaggaaggaaattaaaagacaagaccaaaactgtggtattttctgggatactgccggcgccctgcaaaggaccatatggacagctggaaatacaaaatcaaaatgcatggctgaaatcatggtgcacacaggaaggcttcacctttcttgaacattggagcactttctacaacaaggactatctatacaggtgggatggactgcacttaaacagaaatggaaccaatctactcggagaaaggatccttcaggaggtccataagcatttaaactag